The following proteins come from a genomic window of Streptococcus pneumoniae:
- a CDS encoding DUF951 domain-containing protein codes for MYQVGNFVEMKKPHACTIKSTGKKANRWEITRVGADIKIKCSNCEHVVMMGRYDFERKMNKIID; via the coding sequence ATGTATCAAGTTGGAAATTTTGTTGAGATGAAAAAACCACACGCTTGTACAATCAAGTCGACTGGTAAAAAGGCTAATCGTTGGGAAATTACACGTGTAGGAGCAGATATCAAAATAAAATGCAGTAATTGTGAGCATGTTGTCATGATGGGGCGATATGATTTTGAGCGAAAAATGAATAAAAT
- the dnaN gene encoding DNA polymerase III subunit beta: protein MIHFSINKNLFLQALNTTKRAISSKNAIPILSTVKIDVTNEGITLIGSNGQISIENFISQKNEDAGLLITSLGSILLEASFFINVVSSLPDVTLDFKEIEQNQIVLTSGKSEITLKGKDSEQYPRIQEISASTPLILETKLLKKIINETAFAASTQESRPILTGVHFVLSQHKELKTVATDSHRLSQKKLTLEKNSDDFDVVIPSRSLREFSAVFTDDIETVEIFFANNQILFRSENISFYTRLLEGNYPDTDRLIPTDFNTTITFNVVNLRQSMERARLLSSATQNGTVKLEIKDGVVSAHVHSPEVGKVNEEIDTDQVTGEDLTISFNPTYLIDSLKALNSEKVTISFISAVRPFTLVPADTDEDFMQLITPVRTN from the coding sequence ATGATTCATTTTTCAATTAATAAAAATTTATTTCTACAAGCATTAAATACTACTAAGAGAGCTATTAGTTCTAAAAATGCCATTCCTATTTTATCAACAGTAAAAATTGACGTGACCAATGAAGGTATTACTTTAATTGGTTCAAATGGTCAAATTTCAATTGAAAATTTTATTTCTCAAAAAAATGAAGATGCTGGTTTGTTGATTACTTCTTTAGGTTCGATCCTTCTTGAAGCTTCTTTCTTTATCAATGTAGTATCTAGTTTACCTGATGTAACTCTTGATTTTAAAGAAATTGAACAAAATCAAATTGTTTTAACCAGTGGCAAATCAGAAATTACCCTAAAAGGAAAAGATAGCGAACAATATCCACGAATCCAAGAAATTTCAGCAAGCACTCCTTTAATACTTGAAACAAAATTACTCAAGAAAATTATTAATGAAACAGCCTTTGCTGCAAGTACACAAGAGAGTCGTCCGATTTTAACAGGTGTCCACTTCGTATTGAGTCAACACAAAGAGTTAAAAACAGTTGCAACAGACTCTCATCGCCTAAGCCAGAAAAAATTGACTCTTGAAAAAAATAGTGATGATTTTGATGTCGTAATTCCTAGCCGTTCTCTACGCGAATTTTCAGCGGTATTTACAGATGATATCGAAACTGTAGAGATTTTCTTTGCCAATAACCAAATCCTCTTTAGAAGCGAAAATATTAGCTTCTATACTCGTCTCCTAGAAGGAAACTATCCTGATACAGATCGCTTGATTCCAACAGACTTTAACACTACTATTACTTTTAATGTGGTAAACTTACGCCAGTCAATGGAGCGTGCCCGTCTTTTATCAAGTGCGACTCAAAATGGTACTGTGAAACTTGAAATTAAGGATGGGGTTGTTAGCGCCCATGTTCACTCTCCAGAAGTTGGTAAAGTAAACGAAGAAATCGATACTGATCAGGTTACTGGTGAAGATTTGACCATTAGTTTCAACCCAACTTACTTGATTGATTCTCTTAAAGCTTTAAATAGCGAAAAGGTGACCATTAGCTTTATCTCAGCTGTTCGTCCATTTACTCTTGTGCCAGCAGATACTGACGAAGACTTCATGCAGCTCATTACACCAGTTCGTACAAATTAA
- the dnaA gene encoding chromosomal replication initiator protein DnaA, translating to MKEKQFWNRILEFAQERLTRSMYDFYAIQAELIKVEENVATIFLPRSEMEMVWEKQLKDIIVVAGFEIYDAEITPHYIFTKPQDTTSSQVEEATNLTLYDYSPKLVSIPYSDTGLKEKYTFDNFIQGDGNVWAVSAALAVSEDLALTYNPLFIYGGPGLGKTHLLNAIGNEILKNIPNARVKYIPAESFINDFLDHLRLGEMEKFKKTYRSLDLLLIDDIQSLSGKKVATQEEFFNTFNALHDKQKQIVLTSDRSPKHLEGLEERLVTRFSWGLTQTITPPDFETRIAILQSKTEHLGYNFQSDTLEYLAGQFDSNVRDLEGAINDITLIARVKKIKDITIDIAAEAIRARKQDVSQMLVIPIDKIQTEVGNFYGVSIKEMKGSRRLQNIVLARQVAMYLSRELTDNSLPKIGKEFGGKDHTTVIHAHAKIKSLIDQDDNLRLEIESIKKKIK from the coding sequence TTGAAAGAAAAACAATTTTGGAATCGTATATTAGAATTTGCACAAGAAAGACTGACTCGATCCATGTATGATTTCTATGCTATTCAAGCTGAACTTATCAAGGTAGAGGAAAATGTTGCCACTATATTTCTACCTCGCTCTGAAATGGAAATGGTCTGGGAAAAACAACTAAAAGATATTATTGTAGTAGCTGGTTTTGAAATTTATGACGCTGAAATAACTCCCCACTATATTTTCACCAAACCTCAAGATACGACTAGCTCACAAGTTGAAGAAGCTACAAATTTAACTCTTTATGACTATAGTCCAAAGTTAGTATCTATTCCTTATTCAGATACGGGATTAAAAGAAAAGTATACCTTTGATAACTTTATTCAAGGGGATGGAAATGTTTGGGCTGTATCAGCCGCTTTAGCTGTCTCTGAAGATTTGGCTCTGACCTATAACCCTCTTTTTATCTATGGAGGACCAGGCCTTGGTAAGACTCACTTATTAAACGCTATTGGAAATGAAATTCTAAAAAATATTCCTAATGCGCGTGTTAAATATATCCCTGCCGAAAGCTTTATTAATGACTTTCTTGATCACCTAAGACTTGGGGAAATGGAAAAGTTTAAAAAGACCTATCGTAGTCTTGATCTTTTGTTAATCGATGATATCCAGTCACTCAGCGGAAAAAAAGTCGCAACTCAGGAAGAATTTTTCAATACCTTTAACGCCCTTCATGACAAGCAAAAACAGATTGTCCTAACGAGTGATCGTAGTCCAAAACATCTAGAAGGGCTCGAGGAGAGGCTTGTCACGCGTTTTAGTTGGGGATTGACACAAACTATCACACCCCCTGACTTTGAAACACGTATTGCCATTTTACAAAGTAAAACGGAACATTTAGGCTACAATTTCCAAAGTGATACTCTAGAATACCTAGCTGGGCAATTTGATTCAAATGTTCGAGATCTTGAGGGAGCCATCAACGACATCACTTTAATTGCCAGAGTAAAAAAAATCAAGGATATCACTATTGATATTGCTGCAGAAGCCATTAGAGCCCGCAAACAAGATGTTAGCCAAATGCTCGTCATCCCAATTGATAAAATCCAAACTGAAGTTGGTAACTTTTATGGTGTTAGTATCAAAGAAATGAAGGGAAGTAGACGCCTTCAAAATATTGTTTTGGCCCGTCAAGTAGCCATGTATTTATCTAGAGAACTAACAGATAATAGTCTTCCAAAAATTGGGAAGGAATTTGGGGGAAAAGATCATACCACAGTCATTCATGCCCATGCCAAAATAAAATCTTTGATTGATCAAGACGATAATTTACGTTTAGAAATTGAATCAATCAAAAAGAAAATCAAATAA
- a CDS encoding ParB/RepB/Spo0J family partition protein, which translates to MEKFEMISITDIQKNPYQPRKEFDREKLDELAQSIKENGVIQPIIVRQSPVIGYEILAGERRYRASLLAGLRSIPAVVKQISDQEMMVQSIIENLQRENLNPIEEARAYESLVEKGFTHAEIADKMGKSRPYISNSIRLLSLPEQILSEVENGKLSQAHARSLVGLNKEQQDYFFQRIIEEDISVRKLEALLTEKKQKKQQKTNHFIQNEEKQLRKLLGLDVEIKLSKKDSGKIIISFSNQEEYSRIINSLK; encoded by the coding sequence ATGGAAAAATTTGAAATGATTTCTATCACAGATATACAAAAAAATCCCTATCAACCCCGAAAAGAATTTGATAGAGAAAAACTAGATGAACTAGCACAGTCTATCAAAGAAAATGGGGTCATTCAACCGATTATTGTTCGTCAATCTCCTGTTATTGGTTATGAAATCCTTGCAGGAGAGAGACGCTATCGGGCTTCACTTTTAGCTGGTCTACGGTCTATCCCAGCTGTTGTTAAACAGATTTCAGACCAAGAGATGATGGTCCAGTCCATTATTGAAAATTTACAGAGAGAAAATTTAAACCCAATAGAAGAAGCACGCGCCTATGAATCTCTCGTAGAGAAAGGATTCACCCATGCTGAAATTGCAGATAAGATGGGCAAGTCTCGTCCATATATCAGCAACTCCATTCGTTTACTTTCCTTGCCAGAACAGATTCTTTCAGAAGTAGAAAATGGCAAACTATCACAAGCCCATGCGCGTTCCCTAGTTGGGTTAAATAAGGAACAACAAGACTATTTCTTTCAACGGATTATAGAAGAAGATATTTCTGTAAGGAAATTAGAAGCTCTTCTGACAGAGAAAAAACAAAAGAAACAGCAAAAAACTAATCATTTCATACAAAATGAAGAAAAACAGTTAAGAAAACTACTCGGATTAGATGTAGAAATTAAACTATCTAAAAAAGACAGTGGAAAAATCATTATTTCTTTTTCAAATCAAGAAGAATATAGTAGAATTATCAACAGCCTGAAATAA
- a CDS encoding S1C family serine protease, whose amino-acid sequence MKHLKTFYKKWFQLLVVIVISFFSGALGSFSITQLTQKSSVNNSNNNSTITQTAYKNENSTTQAVNKVKDAVVSVITYSANRQNSVFGNDDTDTDSQRISSEGSGVIYKKNDKEAYIVTNNHVINGASKVDIRLSDGTKVPGEIVGADTFSDIAVVKISSEKVTTVAEFGDSSKLTVGETAIAIGSPLGSEYANTVTQGIVSSLNRNVSLKSEDGQAISTKAIQTDTAINPGNSGGPLINIQGQVIGITSSKIATNGGTSVEGLGFAIPANDAINIIEQLEKNGKVTRPALGIQMVNLSNVSTSDIRRLNIPSNVTSGVIVRSVQSNMPANGHLEKYDVITKVDDKEIASSTDLQSALYNHSIGDTIKITYYRNGKEETTSIKLNKSSGDLES is encoded by the coding sequence ATGAAACATCTAAAAACATTTTACAAAAAATGGTTTCAATTATTAGTCGTTATCGTCATTAGCTTTTTTAGTGGAGCCTTGGGTAGTTTTTCAATAACTCAACTAACTCAAAAAAGTAGTGTAAACAACTCTAACAACAATAGTACTATTACACAAACTGCCTATAAGAACGAAAATTCAACAACACAGGCTGTTAACAAAGTAAAAGATGCTGTTGTTTCTGTTATTACTTATTCGGCAAACAGACAAAATAGCGTATTTGGCAATGATGATACTGACACAGATTCTCAGCGAATCTCTAGTGAAGGATCTGGAGTTATTTATAAAAAGAATGATAAAGAAGCTTACATCGTCACCAACAATCACGTTATAAATGGCGCCAGCAAAGTAGATATTCGATTGTCAGATGGGACTAAAGTACCTGGAGAAATTGTCGGAGCTGACACTTTCTCTGATATTGCTGTCGTCAAAATCTCTTCAGAAAAAGTGACAACAGTAGCTGAGTTTGGTGATTCTAGTAAGTTAACTGTAGGAGAAACTGCTATTGCCATCGGTAGCCCGTTAGGTTCTGAATATGCAAATACTGTCACTCAAGGTATCGTATCCAGTCTCAATAGAAATGTATCCTTAAAATCGGAAGATGGACAAGCTATTTCTACAAAAGCCATCCAAACTGATACTGCTATTAACCCAGGTAACTCTGGCGGCCCACTGATCAATATTCAAGGGCAGGTTATCGGAATTACCTCAAGTAAAATTGCTACAAATGGAGGAACATCTGTAGAAGGTCTTGGTTTCGCAATTCCTGCAAATGATGCTATCAATATTATTGAACAGTTAGAAAAAAACGGAAAAGTGACGCGTCCAGCTTTGGGAATCCAGATGGTTAATTTATCTAATGTGAGTACAAGCGACATCAGAAGACTCAATATTCCAAGTAATGTTACATCTGGTGTAATTGTTCGTTCGGTACAAAGTAATATGCCTGCCAATGGTCACCTTGAAAAATACGATGTAATTACAAAAGTAGATGACAAAGAGATTGCTTCATCAACAGACTTACAAAGTGCTCTTTACAACCATTCTATCGGAGACACCATTAAGATAACCTACTATCGTAACGGGAAAGAAGAAACTACCTCTATCAAACTTAACAAGAGTTCAGGTGATTTAGAATCTTAA
- the rlmH gene encoding 23S rRNA (pseudouridine(1915)-N(3))-methyltransferase RlmH: protein MKIKVVTVGKLKEKYLKDGIAEYSKRISRFAKFEMIELSDEKTPDKASESENQKILEIEGQRILSKIADRDFVIVLAIEGKTFFSEEFSKQLEETSIKGFSTLTFIIGGSLGLSSSVKNRANLSVSFGRLTLPHQLMRLVLVEQIYRAFTIQQGFPYHK from the coding sequence ATGAAAATTAAAGTTGTAACAGTTGGGAAACTGAAAGAAAAGTATTTAAAAGATGGTATCGCAGAGTATTCAAAACGAATTTCTAGATTTGCTAAGTTTGAAATGATTGAGTTATCAGATGAAAAAACACCAGATAAGGCCAGTGAATCAGAAAATCAAAAGATTTTAGAAATAGAAGGTCAGAGAATTTTATCAAAAATTGCTGACCGTGATTTCGTTATTGTGTTAGCCATTGAAGGGAAAACTTTCTTCTCAGAAGAATTTAGTAAGCAGTTAGAAGAAACTTCTATAAAAGGATTTTCTACTCTTACTTTTATTATTGGGGGAAGTTTAGGATTGTCATCATCTGTAAAAAATAGAGCCAATCTTTCTGTCAGTTTTGGTCGCCTAACCTTACCCCATCAGTTAATGAGACTAGTTCTTGTTGAACAAATCTATCGCGCTTTTACGATTCAGCAGGGATTCCCCTACCATAAATAG
- the comC gene encoding competence-stimulating peptide ComC, whose product MKNTVKLEQFVALKEKDLQKIKGGEMRLSKFFRDFILQRKK is encoded by the coding sequence ATGAAAAACACAGTTAAATTGGAACAGTTTGTAGCTTTGAAGGAAAAAGACTTACAAAAGATTAAAGGTGGGGAGATGAGGTTGTCAAAATTCTTCCGTGATTTTATTTTACAAAGAAAAAAGTAA
- the comD gene encoding competence system sensor histidine kinase ComD, whose amino-acid sequence MDLFGFGTVIVHFLIISHSYHFICKGQINRKELFVFGAYTLLTEIVFDFPLYILYLDGLGIERFLFPLGLYSYFRWMKQYERDRGLFLSLLLSLLYESTHNFLSVTFSSITGDNFVLQYHFPFFFVVTVLTYFVTLKIIYYFHLELAYFDEDYLYPFLKKVFFALLLLHIVSFVSDMVSTIKHLNSFGSILSSIVFISLLLTFFAMNSHKVQMEKEIALKQKKFEQKHLQNYTDEIVGLYNEIRGFRHDYAGMLVSMQMAIDSGNLQEIDRIYNEVLVKANHKLRSDKYTYFDLNNIEDSALRSLVAQSIVYARNNGVEFTLEVKDTITKLPIELLDLVRIMSVLLNNAVEGSADSYKKQMEVAVIKMETETVIVIQNSCKMTMTPSGDLFALGFSTKGRNRGVGLNNVKELLDKYNNIILETEMEGSTFRQIIRFKREFE is encoded by the coding sequence ATGGATTTATTTGGATTTGGGACGGTTATTGTTCATTTTTTAATTATTAGTCACAGTTACCATTTTATTTGTAAAGGTCAAATAAATAGAAAAGAATTATTCGTTTTTGGTGCTTATACATTACTAACAGAAATAGTATTTGATTTTCCCTTATATATTCTATATTTAGATGGGTTAGGGATTGAAAGATTTTTATTTCCTTTGGGATTATATTCCTATTTTCGATGGATGAAACAGTATGAGAGGGATAGAGGACTATTCCTAAGTTTACTACTATCTCTTTTATATGAGAGCACTCATAACTTTCTGTCCGTAACTTTCTCCTCTATAACAGGAGATAATTTTGTTTTACAATATCATTTCCCATTCTTTTTCGTTGTGACGGTGTTAACCTATTTTGTTACATTAAAAATCATTTACTATTTCCATTTGGAACTAGCCTATTTTGATGAGGACTACCTTTATCCTTTCTTGAAAAAAGTATTTTTTGCTTTACTATTGCTACATATTGTATCTTTCGTTTCAGATATGGTAAGTACGATTAAACATTTGAATAGTTTTGGAAGTATTTTGTCATCTATTGTCTTTATCTCTCTCCTTTTGACCTTCTTTGCAATGAATTCTCATAAAGTTCAAATGGAGAAAGAGATTGCTTTGAAGCAGAAGAAATTTGAACAGAAACATTTACAGAATTACACAGATGAAATTGTTGGTCTGTATAATGAAATCCGTGGTTTTCGACATGATTATGCTGGAATGCTTGTCAGCATGCAGATGGCAATTGACAGTGGTAATTTACAGGAAATTGACAGAATTTACAATGAAGTTTTAGTCAAAGCAAATCATAAATTGCGTTCAGATAAGTACACTTACTTTGATTTGAACAACATAGAAGACTCAGCTTTACGAAGTTTGGTTGCTCAGTCAATTGTCTATGCTCGAAATAATGGTGTAGAGTTTACACTGGAAGTAAAAGATACGATTACCAAGCTTCCAATTGAACTATTGGATTTGGTTCGTATCATGAGCGTTTTATTGAATAATGCTGTCGAAGGATCGGCTGATAGCTATAAAAAGCAGATGGAAGTAGCAGTTATTAAGATGGAAACTGAAACAGTTATTGTGATTCAGAATTCATGTAAAATGACGATGACTCCTTCAGGAGATCTATTTGCCTTAGGATTCTCCACTAAGGGAAGAAATCGCGGAGTCGGATTAAATAATGTGAAAGAACTACTAGATAAGTACAACAATATTATTTTAGAAACAGAGATGGAAGGCAGTACATTTAGACAAATCATTAGATTTAAGAGGGAATTTGAATGA
- the comE gene encoding competence system response regulator transcription factor ComE — protein MKVLILEDVIEHQVRLERILDEISKESNIPISYKTTGKVREFEEYIENDEVNQLYFLDIDIHGIEKKGFEVAQLIRHYNPYAIIVFITSRSEFATLTYKYQVSALDFVDKDINDEMFKKRIEQNIFYTKSMLLENEDVVDYFDYNYKGNDLKIPYHDILYIETTGVSHKLRIIGKNFAKEFYGTMTDIQEKDKHTQRFYSPHKSFLVNIGNIREIDRKNLEIVFYEDHRCPISRLKIRKLKDILEKKSQK, from the coding sequence ATGAAAGTTTTAATTTTAGAAGATGTTATTGAACATCAAGTGAGACTAGAGAGAATATTGGATGAAATTTCGAAAGAATCGAATATTCCAATATCATACAAGACAACGGGAAAAGTCCGTGAATTTGAAGAATACATTGAAAATGATGAAGTAAATCAGCTTTATTTCCTAGATATCGATATTCATGGAATTGAGAAAAAGGGATTTGAAGTGGCTCAGCTCATTCGTCATTACAATCCTTACGCTATTATCGTCTTTATCACTAGTCGATCAGAGTTTGCGACTCTAACATATAAATACCAGGTATCAGCCCTAGATTTTGTTGATAAGGATATCAATGATGAGATGTTTAAGAAGAGAATTGAGCAAAATATCTTCTACACGAAGAGTATGTTACTTGAAAATGAAGATGTTGTAGATTATTTCGACTACAATTACAAGGGAAATGATTTAAAAATTCCTTACCATGATATTTTGTATATTGAAACAACAGGGGTATCTCATAAATTGCGCATTATTGGTAAGAATTTTGCAAAAGAGTTTTATGGTACCATGACAGATATTCAGGAAAAGGACAAACATACTCAGCGATTTTATTCTCCTCACAAGTCATTTTTGGTAAATATAGGCAATATCAGAGAAATTGATCGAAAAAACTTAGAAATTGTTTTCTATGAAGACCATCGTTGTCCTATTTCAAGATTAAAAATTAGAAAATTAAAAGATATTTTAGAGAAAAAATCTCAAAAGTGA
- a CDS encoding TetR/AcrR family transcriptional regulator yields the protein MQESNKRLKTKRTIENAMVQLLMEQPFDKISTVKLVEKAGISRSSFYTHYKDKYDMIEHYQSKLFHTFEYIFQKHAHHKRDAILEVFEYLESEPLLAALLSENGTKEIQNFLRNKLHIMLSTDLQKRFMQLNLNTTELEYSSIYLTHALFGVCQTWIAHGKKESSQEITDFLMKMLGDTN from the coding sequence ATGCAAGAAAGTAACAAACGCTTAAAAACAAAGCGAACTATTGAAAATGCTATGGTACAATTACTGATGGAACAGCCATTTGATAAAATTTCTACTGTCAAATTAGTAGAAAAAGCCGGAATTAGTCGTTCCAGCTTCTATACTCACTATAAGGATAAGTATGATATGATTGAGCACTATCAAAGCAAGCTATTCCATACATTTGAATATATTTTTCAAAAACATGCTCATCACAAAAGAGACGCTATTTTAGAAGTTTTTGAATATCTAGAGTCAGAACCACTTCTGGCTGCCCTTCTTTCTGAAAATGGGACTAAAGAAATCCAAAATTTCTTACGAAATAAACTTCATATCATGCTTAGTACAGATTTACAAAAGCGATTTATGCAACTGAATCTAAATACCACCGAATTAGAATATAGTAGCATCTATCTAACTCATGCACTTTTTGGTGTCTGCCAAACTTGGATTGCACATGGAAAAAAAGAAAGTTCTCAAGAAATAACAGACTTCCTTATGAAAATGCTTGGTGATACAAATTGA
- a CDS encoding YfhO family protein has protein sequence MKSFLKTYRTYFISLIIPVVIMSGVYLSQGIYWNSDNSPLLGDGFHQYVIFDVALRNILHGNSSLFYTFTSGLGLNFYALSSYYLGSFLAPLVYFFDLTNMPDAVYLTTLLKFGLIGLSTFFSLNKLFQSIPQTLKLALSTSYALMSFTVSQLEIKTWLDVFILIPLIITGLHLLITEKKLLLYFTSLSILFIQNYYFGYMTVLFLIFWYLCQISWDFKTRKSSVLDFIVISFLAGMASLIMTLPTLFDLQTHGEKLTEVTKFQTESSWYLDLFAKQFIGSFDTTKYGAIPMIFVGLFPFILTILFFTLKSIKFHVKLIYVIFFAFLIASFYIEALDLFWQGMHTPNMFLHRYAWIFSTLLIYTAAEVLKRLKELKVWNFLVSLFLVVAGFLATIYLKSHYSFLTDLNILLTLEFLVVYSLLLLAVIKKFISVNLFAILISLFILVEMSLNASSQMDGIAKEWGFASRSAYSRDILAMESFSTYIGNQFTRTEKLQTQTGNDSMKFNYNGISQFSSVRNRSSSSTLDKLGFKSSGTNLNLRYANNSILADSLFGIQYNISDSPIDKYGFKDIYQKDNLTLYENQYSLPIAVASQSVYNDVKFNEHTLDNQASFLNQLANVNFDYFSPIPYEKTEKIENTNDLISVTSSSNEDAAIQYQIEVPENSQVYLSFINLHFSNDKQKKVDILVNGEKKTFTTDNVFSFFNLGYTKEKKTFNINVSFPGNSQVSFESPTFYRLDTKTFTEAIQKIKEQPVTVSTSKNKVFATYDVQQDTSIFFTIPYDKGWSAYQDGKKIEIKQAQTGFMKVDIPKGKGTITLSFIPNGFITGAICSFTSLLLFGIYNHRRKSSKA, from the coding sequence ATGAAATCATTTTTAAAAACATATCGAACCTATTTTATTTCTCTCATCATTCCTGTAGTGATTATGTCTGGAGTATATCTATCTCAAGGTATCTACTGGAATAGCGACAACTCTCCTCTATTAGGAGATGGCTTTCATCAATACGTTATTTTTGATGTAGCCTTACGAAATATCCTACATGGAAATAGTAGTCTGTTTTACACCTTTACAAGTGGTCTAGGGCTAAACTTCTATGCCCTATCTAGTTATTACTTGGGTAGTTTTCTCGCGCCTCTAGTTTACTTTTTTGATCTAACGAACATGCCAGATGCTGTCTATCTGACCACTCTCTTAAAATTTGGATTGATTGGTCTGTCAACCTTTTTTAGTTTGAATAAATTGTTTCAATCTATCCCTCAGACTTTAAAACTAGCCTTATCTACTTCCTATGCTCTGATGAGTTTCACTGTCAGTCAATTAGAGATAAAAACCTGGCTAGATGTTTTTATCTTGATTCCTTTAATTATAACTGGTTTACATCTACTGATAACTGAAAAGAAACTCCTATTGTACTTTACAAGTCTGTCAATCTTATTTATTCAAAATTATTATTTTGGATATATGACAGTATTGTTTCTTATTTTCTGGTATCTCTGTCAAATTTCGTGGGACTTTAAGACTCGAAAATCATCTGTTCTTGATTTCATAGTTATCTCCTTTTTAGCTGGTATGGCTAGTTTGATTATGACTCTTCCCACTCTATTTGATTTACAGACACATGGGGAAAAATTGACTGAAGTTACAAAGTTTCAAACTGAAAGTAGCTGGTATCTTGATCTCTTTGCTAAGCAATTCATTGGTTCCTTTGACACAACAAAGTATGGGGCCATCCCAATGATTTTTGTTGGACTATTTCCCTTTATTTTGACCATTTTATTTTTTACGCTGAAATCTATTAAGTTTCACGTGAAACTCATATATGTAATATTCTTTGCATTTCTAATTGCAAGCTTTTACATAGAAGCTCTTGACTTATTTTGGCAAGGCATGCATACTCCAAACATGTTTTTACATCGCTATGCTTGGATTTTCTCTACCTTGTTAATTTACACAGCAGCAGAAGTCTTAAAGCGTCTGAAAGAACTTAAAGTCTGGAATTTTTTAGTTTCGCTTTTTCTTGTAGTAGCAGGATTTTTAGCTACCATCTATCTAAAATCGCATTATTCTTTTTTAACAGATTTGAATATTCTGCTTACTCTTGAATTTTTGGTTGTCTATTCTCTTTTACTCCTTGCAGTTATCAAAAAGTTTATATCTGTGAATCTATTTGCCATTCTAATCTCTTTATTTATACTGGTTGAAATGAGTTTAAATGCTTCATCTCAAATGGACGGAATTGCTAAGGAATGGGGATTTGCTTCTCGAAGTGCTTATAGTCGAGATATCCTAGCTATGGAATCTTTCTCAACATATATTGGAAATCAATTTACTCGTACTGAAAAACTACAAACTCAGACAGGAAATGACAGTATGAAATTCAACTACAATGGAATCTCTCAATTTTCATCTGTTCGAAATCGTTCATCAAGCTCTACTTTAGATAAACTTGGTTTTAAATCCTCTGGGACTAATCTCAATCTCCGATATGCAAATAATAGTATTTTGGCTGATAGTTTATTTGGTATCCAGTACAATATCTCAGACAGTCCTATTGATAAGTATGGCTTTAAAGATATCTATCAAAAAGATAATCTTACCCTATATGAAAATCAATACTCTCTTCCGATTGCAGTTGCTAGTCAATCTGTTTACAATGATGTCAAGTTCAATGAACATACCTTGGATAATCAGGCCTCATTTTTAAATCAACTTGCTAACGTCAATTTTGATTATTTTTCTCCAATACCTTATGAAAAAACAGAAAAAATAGAAAATACTAATGATTTGATTAGTGTCACAAGTTCTTCAAATGAAGATGCAGCAATCCAGTATCAAATTGAAGTTCCAGAAAACAGCCAAGTTTATCTCTCTTTCATAAACCTTCACTTTTCTAACGATAAACAAAAGAAGGTTGACATCCTTGTAAATGGTGAAAAAAAGACTTTTACAACTGATAATGTCTTCTCCTTCTTTAATCTAGGATATACTAAAGAGAAAAAAACTTTCAATATCAATGTTAGTTTCCCTGGAAATTCACAAGTATCATTTGAATCTCCTACCTTCTATCGTTTAGATACCAAAACTTTCACCGAGGCAATTCAAAAAATTAAAGAACAACCTGTCACAGTATCAACTTCTAAAAACAAGGTTTTTGCTACATATGATGTCCAACAAGATACATCTATTTTCTTCACCATTCCTTATGACAAAGGTTGGTCTGCCTACCAAGATGGTAAGAAAATAGAAATTAAACAAGCTCAAACTGGATTTATGAAAGTTGACATTCCCAAGGGGAAAGGAACTATTACACTTTCCTTCATTCCCAATGGTTTTATTACTGGAGCAATCTGTTCCTTTACTTCTCTCTTACTATTTGGAATCTATAATCACAGACGAAAGTCATCTAAGGCATAA